From the Mycoplasmatota bacterium genome, one window contains:
- a CDS encoding alpha/beta hydrolase — translation MLREIPVSYVSLSNGEKLAYRKIGDKGETLLLIHGNMSSSIFFDTLMENLEDDYIIYAVDMRGFGDSSYHKPIESLADFAYDIKLFIEVLGLNNLIIAGWSTGGGVALELAADLKEKVKKVMLIESVGIKGYPIFKKDAEGKPILTELLSSYEDIANDPIQVKPAVTALETKNKEFFRNIYNLLIYNKRQPESLRYERYLEAIVKQRNLIDVDYALVHFNLTNESNGVCEGNNRKTSIKAPILIIQGEDDLVVPAVFAHETKKQLGDIADLVIFKDSGHSPLTDQLEKLIKVINTFIKEGRK, via the coding sequence ATGTTAAGAGAAATTCCTGTATCTTATGTATCGTTGTCAAATGGTGAGAAATTAGCCTATAGGAAAATAGGTGATAAAGGAGAGACACTATTATTAATTCATGGGAATATGTCATCATCTATATTTTTTGATACCTTAATGGAAAATTTAGAAGATGATTATATCATTTATGCAGTAGATATGCGTGGATTTGGTGATAGTAGTTATCATAAACCAATTGAGTCCTTAGCTGATTTTGCTTATGATATTAAGTTATTTATTGAAGTATTAGGACTAAATAATCTAATTATAGCTGGATGGTCAACTGGTGGAGGCGTTGCTTTAGAATTGGCTGCTGATTTGAAAGAAAAAGTGAAAAAAGTCATGTTAATAGAATCAGTAGGTATAAAAGGTTACCCAATATTTAAAAAAGATGCTGAAGGGAAACCAATTCTAACTGAATTATTAAGTTCATATGAAGATATTGCAAATGATCCAATTCAAGTTAAACCAGCAGTCACAGCGTTAGAAACAAAAAATAAGGAATTTTTTAGAAATATTTATAATTTATTGATTTATAATAAGCGACAACCAGAATCTCTTCGTTATGAGAGATATTTAGAAGCGATTGTAAAACAAAGAAACTTAATTGATGTAGATTATGCATTAGTACATTTTAATTTAACTAATGAATCTAATGGTGTTTGTGAGGGGAATAATCGTAAAACATCTATTAAAGCTCCTATTTTAATTATACAAGGTGAAGATGATTTAGTTGTACCAGCTGTCTTTGCCCATGAAACCAAAAAACAACTTGGCGATATCGCAGATTTAGTTATATTTAAAGACAGTGGACATTCGCCTTTAACTGATCAATTAGAAAAATTGATAAAAGTGATAAATACATTTATAAAAGAAGGAAGGAAATAA
- a CDS encoding 3-oxoacyl-ACP synthase: protein MMMQGINVGIVGTGIYIPERHMTAKEVAEKTNGVWAESAIVEKLGIIKKPIPSENDGTQEMAVHAALDCLKNTRVDPKEIDVILCMGEEWKEYPLTTSALYIQDKIGAVNAWGIDVQNRCCTTVSAMKMAKDMLIADEDIKTVMVVGGYRNVDFVDYSDKLMSMMYNLSAGAGAIILKKNYNKNLLLGSHIIADGSLSRDAGVEIGGINCPITCENIDKAYQSLKLLNPVHMKERLNEVSLKNWYQCIDKALKKSNLTRDDLGYLAILHFKRSQHLTMLKDLGLRENQTIYLENYGHMGQVDQILSLHLALEQGKVKTGTVVSMIAAGIGYVWAANVIRWGEI from the coding sequence ATGATGATGCAAGGGATAAATGTTGGGATTGTAGGTACAGGGATATATATTCCTGAAAGACATATGACCGCAAAAGAAGTTGCTGAAAAAACAAATGGTGTTTGGGCAGAAAGTGCTATTGTTGAAAAATTAGGAATAATTAAAAAACCAATTCCTAGTGAAAATGATGGAACCCAAGAAATGGCGGTCCATGCAGCATTAGATTGTTTAAAGAATACACGAGTAGATCCGAAAGAAATTGATGTCATTTTATGTATGGGTGAAGAGTGGAAGGAATACCCGCTAACCACTTCTGCTTTATATATTCAAGATAAAATTGGTGCAGTTAATGCTTGGGGAATTGATGTACAAAATCGTTGTTGTACGACAGTATCAGCGATGAAAATGGCAAAAGATATGTTGATTGCAGATGAAGATATTAAGACAGTCATGGTCGTTGGAGGCTATCGAAATGTAGATTTTGTTGATTATAGTGATAAATTAATGTCGATGATGTATAATTTATCAGCTGGAGCGGGAGCAATTATACTAAAGAAAAATTATAATAAGAATTTATTATTAGGTTCACATATAATTGCTGATGGATCTTTATCAAGAGATGCTGGTGTAGAAATCGGTGGAATAAATTGTCCTATTACTTGTGAAAACATTGATAAAGCCTATCAATCACTTAAATTATTAAATCCAGTTCATATGAAAGAACGTTTAAACGAAGTGTCACTTAAAAATTGGTATCAGTGCATTGATAAAGCACTTAAAAAGTCTAATTTAACAAGAGATGATTTAGGATATTTAGCAATACTACACTTTAAACGTTCACAACATTTAACTATGTTAAAAGATCTTGGTTTAAGAGAAAACCAAACGATTTATTTAGAAAATTATGGACACATGGGACAGGTCGATCAAATATTATCATTACATTTAGCTTTAGAACAAGGAAAAGTTAAAACTGGTACGGTGGTTAGTATGATTGCTGCTGGTATTGGTTATGTATGGGCAGCTAATGTAATAAGGTGGGGAGAGATTTAA
- a CDS encoding branched-chain amino acid ABC transporter permease has translation MDSFLRILFSSLETGSFYALAALGIIIIFRTSVIQNFSIGAIGMFNAFIATYILMEWGVPTWVAAIIAMLVAIIVGIVIDFAIMRPSKKVTRINKEIMTLGLIIIFIGISPMIFGVLPLKFGRFIEGSMKILGIHVDYNTILNISIGIIVMVLFVLFLQKTKCGLAVRVTASNETAARLMGVPSKNITTAAWAVGAALSTLAALMLAPRITVNTAMMNGVQVNALIACVLGGFQTFYGPVIGAYVISLGRNVLIYYLPHLGIEWLDSSWADPILYLLILLFIVIRPNGIIGKKIIKKV, from the coding sequence ATGGATTCCTTTTTAAGAATACTTTTTAGTAGTTTAGAAACTGGTAGTTTTTATGCCTTAGCAGCCTTAGGAATTATCATTATATTTAGAACATCTGTTATTCAAAACTTCTCTATAGGAGCAATTGGAATGTTCAATGCTTTTATTGCTACCTATATTTTGATGGAGTGGGGGGTTCCTACATGGGTTGCTGCAATTATTGCTATGTTAGTGGCAATTATTGTTGGGATTGTCATAGATTTTGCGATTATGAGACCTTCAAAAAAAGTGACGAGAATCAATAAAGAAATAATGACCTTAGGTTTAATCATTATATTTATTGGAATATCCCCAATGATTTTTGGTGTCCTACCATTAAAATTTGGTAGATTTATCGAAGGGTCTATGAAAATTTTAGGTATTCATGTTGATTACAACACGATTTTAAATATTTCGATTGGAATTATTGTGATGGTTTTATTTGTTTTGTTTCTTCAAAAAACCAAATGTGGATTAGCTGTACGGGTAACCGCATCAAATGAAACAGCTGCAAGATTGATGGGTGTTCCATCTAAAAATATCACAACAGCAGCCTGGGCTGTTGGTGCTGCATTATCAACGCTTGCAGCATTAATGCTAGCTCCACGAATAACAGTCAATACAGCAATGATGAATGGCGTACAGGTCAACGCCTTGATAGCATGCGTTTTAGGTGGATTTCAAACATTTTATGGTCCTGTAATTGGAGCATATGTGATTAGTTTAGGAAGAAACGTTTTAATATATTATCTTCCTCATCTAGGAATTGAATGGTTAGATTCTTCTTGGGCTGATCCTATTTTATATCTACTTATATTATTATTTATTGTTATTAGACCTAATGGAATTATTGGCAAGAAAATCATTAAGAAAGTTTAA